The proteins below are encoded in one region of Ereboglobus luteus:
- the rplW gene encoding 50S ribosomal protein L23, protein MNTTHVLKQVLLTEKSNKLSSDYGQYTFEVHREATKYQVAEAVEKAFKVTVTRVNIMNIDGKNKRSRQGRPSKTSAYKKAIVTLKTGDKIELL, encoded by the coding sequence ATGAACACCACGCACGTCCTCAAGCAAGTTCTCCTCACCGAGAAATCCAACAAACTCTCGTCGGACTACGGACAATACACCTTCGAAGTTCACCGCGAGGCCACCAAATATCAGGTAGCCGAAGCCGTTGAGAAAGCCTTCAAGGTCACCGTCACCCGCGTGAACATCATGAACATCGACGGCAAAAACAAGCGCAGCCGCCAGGGCCGCCCGTCGAAAACCTCCGCCTACAAAAAGGCGATCGTGACCCTCAAGACGGGCGATAAAATCGAGCTCCTCTAA
- the rpsL gene encoding 30S ribosomal protein S12 → MPTINQLVRKGRRIIRTKSKSPALDRNPFRRGVCVQVMTRTPKKPNSAIRKVAKVRLTNGNEVISYIPDEGHNLQEHSIVLVRGGRVKDLPGVRYHIVRGTLDATGVEKRRRSRSKYGVKRPKAAK, encoded by the coding sequence ATGCCAACCATCAACCAACTTGTTCGCAAAGGACGTCGCATTATTCGCACAAAGTCCAAGTCTCCCGCACTCGACAGAAACCCGTTTCGCCGCGGTGTTTGCGTGCAAGTCATGACCCGCACTCCCAAGAAGCCCAACTCCGCCATTCGCAAGGTGGCCAAGGTGCGCCTCACCAACGGCAACGAGGTCATCTCCTACATCCCCGACGAGGGGCACAATCTCCAGGAGCACTCGATCGTGCTCGTTCGCGGCGGCCGTGTGAAGGATCTTCCCGGCGTCCGTTACCATATCGTTCGCGGCACGCTCGACGCCACCGGTGTCGAGAAGCGCCGTCGCAGCCGTTCCAAATACGGTGTCAAGCGCCCGAAGGCCGCCAAATAA
- the rplB gene encoding 50S ribosomal protein L2: MPIKSLRPLTASTRFTKLNVTPGLAKKRPERALTESHGKTGGRNNNGRITTRRRGGGHKRLYRVIDFRRDILDMPAKVQAIEYDPNRTARIALICYTNGEKRYILAPEGLKVGATIFSSKKATNNDFVVGNNFPLEVIPPSTKLNCVELLPGRGAQMGRTAGTAIELVNVENGQATIKLPSGELRRVNANCRATIGVIGNADHKNISLGKAGRNRWLGKRPRVRGMVMNPVDHPNGGGAGKSKGGGGRQHLMSPWGQLAKGFPTRKRSKPSNSLIITRHNGRPPRGKK, translated from the coding sequence ATGCCTATCAAATCACTTCGTCCCCTGACCGCCTCCACGCGATTCACGAAACTGAACGTCACGCCCGGCCTCGCCAAGAAGCGCCCGGAGCGCGCGCTCACCGAATCGCACGGCAAGACCGGCGGCCGCAACAACAACGGCCGCATCACCACGCGCCGTCGCGGCGGCGGACACAAGCGCCTCTACCGCGTCATCGACTTCCGTCGCGACATCCTCGACATGCCCGCCAAAGTGCAGGCCATCGAGTATGATCCGAACCGCACCGCGCGCATCGCCCTCATTTGCTACACCAACGGCGAGAAGCGCTACATCCTCGCCCCCGAGGGCCTCAAGGTCGGCGCCACCATCTTCAGCTCGAAGAAAGCCACGAACAACGACTTTGTTGTCGGCAACAACTTCCCCCTCGAAGTCATTCCGCCCTCCACCAAGCTCAACTGCGTGGAACTCCTCCCCGGCCGCGGCGCCCAGATGGGCCGCACCGCCGGCACTGCGATCGAGCTCGTCAACGTCGAGAACGGCCAGGCCACCATCAAGCTTCCCTCCGGCGAACTCCGCCGCGTCAACGCCAACTGCCGCGCCACCATCGGCGTCATTGGCAACGCCGACCACAAGAACATCTCGCTCGGCAAGGCCGGCCGCAACCGCTGGCTCGGCAAACGCCCCCGCGTTCGCGGTATGGTCATGAATCCCGTCGACCACCCCAACGGTGGTGGCGCCGGCAAGTCCAAGGGCGGTGGCGGTCGCCAGCACCTCATGTCCCCTTGGGGCCAGCTCGCCAAGGGCTTCCCGACACGCAAGCGCTCCAAGCCCTCCAACAGCCTTATTATCACCCGCCACAACGGCCGTCCGCCGCGCGGCAAGAAATAA
- the rplC gene encoding 50S ribosomal protein L3: MITTLLGKKLGMTQVYDAQNVLVPVTVVEAGPCPVVQVKTTETDGYNAVQLGFSNKKVKNTSKAETSHAKKAGLEEAPRVLSEVRLEEVPTLKVGDIVKVDIFKEGQIIDVIGIAKGKGFQGVVRRFRVAGGVASHGSMFHRRIGSVGMRQTPGRVWKNQKMPGHMGNVRRTVQNLTVVKIIAEKNLILVKGAIPGANGDDVIVRTAIKGQPRAAAK; this comes from the coding sequence ATGATCACTACGCTCCTAGGCAAAAAACTCGGAATGACGCAGGTCTATGACGCCCAAAACGTCCTGGTCCCCGTCACCGTCGTGGAAGCCGGTCCCTGCCCGGTCGTCCAAGTCAAAACCACGGAAACCGACGGTTACAACGCCGTCCAGCTCGGCTTCTCCAACAAGAAGGTCAAGAACACCTCGAAAGCCGAGACTTCCCACGCCAAAAAGGCCGGGCTCGAAGAAGCCCCCCGCGTTCTCAGCGAAGTCCGCCTCGAGGAGGTGCCCACGCTTAAAGTCGGCGACATCGTCAAGGTCGACATCTTCAAGGAAGGCCAGATCATCGACGTGATCGGCATTGCCAAGGGCAAGGGCTTCCAAGGCGTCGTGCGTCGCTTCCGCGTCGCCGGCGGCGTCGCCTCCCACGGCTCCATGTTCCACCGCCGCATCGGCTCGGTCGGCATGCGCCAGACCCCCGGCCGCGTTTGGAAAAACCAAAAAATGCCGGGTCACATGGGCAATGTCCGCCGCACCGTGCAAAACCTCACGGTCGTCAAGATCATCGCCGAGAAAAATCTCATCCTCGTGAAAGGCGCCATTCCCGGCGCGAACGGAGACGACGTCATCGTCCGCACCGCCATCAAAGGCCAGCCCCGCGCTGCCGCCAAATAA
- a CDS encoding autotransporter outer membrane beta-barrel domain-containing protein, giving the protein MSLSKFPALAALCLAATLAFPLASSGAELEWTNADDSNNWVTGSGTNWWSGTATHFSASSAVVFGSPNQPSVTPGTITITSSNGVTIGASGTNPGMIVTGDGNWEFTLRYALTATTSTNAGIGLSGSGAGVLMEGTGTLTFSMTTAYTGTTDVRAGALRLNVADAIAQSSAVNLASSARLDLGGYNQTLKSLAVSSGATIAFSSTGANYNKLTLDSLTGDGAEFQLRYNPGAGYSDQIILTGTSEGAHRLTFEKYGDTPENNDTSILVVHNKGGGTAVFSGSTETAAHTYKVEQGANGNWYLNNTELPSRIASAVIASAAAAGQDWHYELDSLHKRMGELRELPLGGAANLWFRVNAARFNADSRLTGRNFSQYNYGATIGADKAFYPGGDSGASTWFLGAFGTVTHVNRDFKNGAGDGKTNGAGGGLYVTWLHETGWFADLLGRMDRNKNDINAVSTDGYLAEADYNANVKGLSFEFGRRLLWSEEWWVEPFVQYAVAHIDGADYNAHYHYNERTSVPVHVEKSKSAQARIALRIGEVASASLGWHPYAKAAAVYSHTSDGRVRVGSGANERSFTANFDGWRWEVGFGAAYVINERSQFYYDYEYSRAKRYNRPWAVNAGYRYAW; this is encoded by the coding sequence ATGAGCCTCTCCAAATTCCCTGCCCTCGCCGCCCTGTGCCTTGCCGCAACCCTCGCGTTTCCCCTCGCATCGTCGGGCGCCGAACTCGAATGGACCAACGCCGATGATTCCAACAATTGGGTGACCGGCTCCGGCACCAACTGGTGGAGCGGCACCGCCACGCATTTCTCCGCGAGCAGCGCGGTCGTCTTCGGCTCGCCCAACCAGCCGTCCGTCACTCCCGGCACGATCACCATCACCTCGTCCAACGGCGTGACCATCGGCGCGTCCGGCACGAATCCCGGCATGATCGTCACCGGCGACGGCAACTGGGAATTCACGCTGCGTTACGCGCTCACCGCGACCACGAGCACCAACGCCGGCATCGGTCTCTCCGGCTCGGGCGCGGGCGTGCTCATGGAGGGCACGGGCACGCTCACGTTTTCCATGACCACCGCCTACACGGGCACGACCGATGTGCGCGCCGGCGCGCTGCGCCTCAACGTCGCCGACGCCATCGCGCAAAGCTCCGCCGTCAACCTCGCTTCCTCCGCGCGACTCGACCTCGGCGGTTACAACCAAACATTAAAAAGCCTCGCCGTCTCGTCCGGCGCCACCATCGCCTTCAGCAGCACCGGCGCGAATTATAACAAGCTCACACTCGACTCGCTCACCGGCGACGGCGCGGAGTTCCAACTCCGCTACAACCCCGGAGCGGGTTACAGCGACCAAATCATTCTCACCGGCACGAGCGAAGGCGCGCACAGGCTGACGTTTGAGAAATACGGCGACACTCCCGAAAACAACGACACCTCGATCCTCGTTGTTCATAACAAGGGCGGCGGCACGGCGGTCTTCAGCGGCTCGACGGAAACAGCAGCCCACACCTACAAAGTCGAGCAGGGCGCAAACGGAAACTGGTATTTGAACAACACCGAACTGCCCAGTCGCATCGCCTCCGCCGTGATCGCCTCCGCCGCCGCGGCGGGACAGGACTGGCACTACGAACTCGATTCGCTCCACAAACGCATGGGCGAACTGCGCGAGCTCCCGCTCGGCGGCGCGGCCAACCTTTGGTTTCGCGTCAACGCCGCGCGGTTCAACGCCGACTCGCGCCTCACCGGGCGCAATTTCAGCCAATACAACTACGGCGCCACAATCGGCGCCGACAAGGCGTTTTATCCCGGGGGCGACTCCGGTGCCTCAACCTGGTTCCTCGGCGCGTTCGGCACGGTGACCCACGTCAACCGCGATTTCAAAAACGGTGCGGGTGACGGAAAAACCAACGGCGCGGGCGGAGGCCTCTACGTGACATGGCTGCACGAAACCGGCTGGTTCGCCGATCTGCTCGGGCGCATGGATCGCAATAAAAACGACATCAATGCCGTGAGCACCGACGGCTACCTCGCCGAGGCCGATTACAACGCCAACGTCAAGGGCCTCTCGTTCGAGTTCGGACGCCGCCTGCTCTGGAGCGAGGAGTGGTGGGTGGAGCCCTTTGTGCAATATGCCGTCGCGCACATCGACGGCGCGGATTACAACGCGCATTACCACTACAACGAAAGAACCTCGGTTCCCGTTCACGTGGAAAAATCGAAATCCGCGCAAGCCCGCATCGCGTTGCGCATCGGCGAAGTCGCCAGCGCGAGCCTCGGCTGGCATCCGTATGCGAAAGCGGCGGCCGTGTATTCGCACACGAGCGACGGACGCGTGCGCGTCGGCTCCGGCGCCAATGAGCGCAGCTTCACCGCCAACTTCGACGGCTGGCGCTGGGAGGTCGGCTTCGGCGCCGCCTACGTGATCAACGAGCGCAGCCAGTTTTATTACGATTACGAATACTCGCGCGCCAAGCGCTACAACCGCCCCTGGGCGGTGAACGCCGGCTACCGTTACGCGTGGTGA
- the rpsS gene encoding 30S ribosomal protein S19: protein MARSIKKGFYVDYHLMEKIEKAVETKSRKPIQTWSRRSTITPEFVGHTFNVHNGKAFVSVHVTENMVGHKLGEFALTRVFKAHGGMTRKEV, encoded by the coding sequence ATGGCACGCTCAATCAAAAAAGGTTTCTACGTCGACTACCATCTCATGGAAAAAATTGAGAAGGCAGTCGAAACCAAGTCGCGCAAACCCATCCAGACCTGGTCGCGCCGCTCGACAATCACTCCCGAATTCGTCGGCCACACCTTCAACGTCCACAACGGCAAGGCCTTTGTGTCCGTGCACGTCACCGAAAACATGGTCGGCCACAAGCTCGGCGAATTCGCGCTCACCCGCGTCTTCAAGGCTCACGGCGGCATGACCCGCAAGGAAGTCTAA
- the rpsG gene encoding 30S ribosomal protein S7, with the protein MSRRHRATKRTTVPDSRYNSPLVAHLVNVIMKSGKKSLAQRIVYGAFEKVSAKLEKGDPVDLLIGALENARPRLEVKSRRVGGATYQVPVEISYERQESLALRWITNAAKTRKGIPMKDALAAEIVDAYNNTGTVVKKKEDTHRMAQANRAFAHLRW; encoded by the coding sequence ATGTCACGCCGTCACAGAGCCACCAAGCGCACCACTGTTCCCGATTCGCGCTACAACAGCCCTCTCGTTGCCCATTTGGTCAATGTCATCATGAAGAGTGGCAAGAAGAGCCTCGCCCAGCGCATCGTCTACGGAGCCTTTGAGAAGGTTTCCGCCAAGCTCGAGAAGGGCGATCCGGTTGACCTTTTGATCGGCGCGCTTGAAAACGCCCGCCCCCGCCTTGAAGTGAAGAGCCGCCGCGTCGGTGGCGCCACTTACCAGGTGCCCGTGGAAATTTCCTATGAACGCCAGGAGAGCCTTGCTCTTCGCTGGATCACCAATGCTGCCAAGACCCGCAAGGGCATCCCCATGAAGGACGCCCTGGCCGCTGAAATCGTCGACGCCTACAACAACACCGGCACTGTCGTCAAAAAGAAGGAAGACACGCACAGGATGGCCCAAGCCAATCGCGCCTTCGCCCACTTGCGCTGGTAA
- a CDS encoding pyridoxamine 5'-phosphate oxidase family protein: protein MQARPEVRRQDRLLDEAGQERLLDTGEYGFLAMNTGQGGYGIPINFVREKTGDGADRIYFHCAPEGRKLDALAADNRASFCVVGATQVVPDKFTTAYESVIVSGRIASNLDADERRAALRLLVKKYCPGLIEKGEKYMEASFHRTHILRLDIEHRTGKTKRVMPRA, encoded by the coding sequence ATGCAAGCCCGCCCCGAAGTTCGCCGCCAAGACCGCCTGCTGGACGAGGCCGGGCAAGAACGCCTTCTCGACACGGGCGAATACGGATTTCTCGCGATGAACACCGGCCAGGGCGGCTACGGAATCCCGATCAATTTTGTGCGCGAAAAAACCGGCGACGGCGCGGATCGCATCTATTTTCACTGCGCGCCGGAAGGCCGCAAACTCGACGCGCTCGCGGCGGACAACCGCGCGAGCTTCTGCGTGGTCGGCGCGACGCAAGTCGTCCCGGACAAATTCACAACCGCGTATGAAAGCGTGATCGTGTCTGGCAGGATCGCGTCAAATCTTGACGCCGACGAACGCCGCGCCGCGCTCCGCCTGCTCGTAAAAAAATACTGCCCCGGGCTCATCGAGAAAGGCGAAAAATACATGGAGGCGTCCTTCCATCGCACGCACATCCTGCGCCTCGACATCGAGCACCGCACGGGCAAGACAAAGCGCGTCATGCCGCGCGCGTGA
- the rpsC gene encoding 30S ribosomal protein S3, protein MGQKTNPVGFRLAVHRNWQSRWYANKKDFAKLLAEDQLIREKLMEKLKQASVPRIFIERASNRVRVKIYTARPGIVIGRKGQEIDKIKDDLAKLTGKEILLDITEVKKPETDAQLVAESVALQLERRIAFRRAMKKAVEIAMNLGVEGIRIQCSGRLGGSDIARREWQRKGRVPLHTMREQIDYGFSEAQTVYGKIGVKCWICKKEAEATN, encoded by the coding sequence ATGGGCCAAAAAACCAATCCCGTCGGCTTCCGCCTCGCAGTTCACCGCAACTGGCAATCCCGCTGGTATGCGAACAAGAAAGACTTCGCCAAGCTCCTCGCTGAAGACCAGCTCATCCGCGAGAAACTGATGGAGAAACTCAAGCAAGCCTCCGTCCCCCGCATCTTCATCGAGCGCGCCTCCAACCGCGTCCGCGTCAAAATCTACACCGCCCGTCCCGGCATCGTCATCGGCCGCAAGGGACAGGAAATCGACAAGATCAAGGACGATCTCGCCAAGCTCACCGGCAAGGAAATCCTCCTCGACATCACCGAGGTCAAGAAACCCGAGACCGACGCGCAACTCGTCGCCGAGTCCGTCGCCCTCCAGCTCGAACGCCGCATCGCCTTCCGCCGCGCCATGAAAAAGGCCGTCGAAATCGCCATGAACCTCGGCGTCGAGGGCATCCGAATCCAGTGCTCGGGCCGTCTCGGCGGTTCCGACATCGCCCGCCGCGAATGGCAGCGCAAGGGCCGCGTTCCGCTCCACACCATGCGCGAACAAATCGACTACGGCTTCTCCGAAGCCCAAACCGTTTACGGCAAGATCGGCGTCAAGTGCTGGATCTGTAAAAAAGAAGCCGAAGCAACCAACTAA
- the rplV gene encoding 50S ribosomal protein L22 has protein sequence MEVQALTRYARMSPKKMREVSRTIQGRTVADARNLLSVITRKSARLIAKTLNSAVANAENNHNLNADALTVKLAVIENGPVLKRFKAAARGSAAPRRKKMSHIRIVLTDGQDNN, from the coding sequence ATGGAAGTCCAAGCACTCACACGATACGCGCGCATGTCGCCGAAAAAAATGCGCGAAGTCTCGCGCACCATTCAAGGCCGCACCGTGGCCGACGCGCGCAACCTCTTGAGCGTCATTACGCGCAAATCCGCGCGTCTCATCGCCAAGACCCTCAACTCCGCCGTCGCAAACGCGGAGAACAACCACAATCTCAATGCCGACGCGCTCACAGTGAAGCTCGCCGTCATTGAAAACGGCCCCGTGCTCAAGCGATTCAAGGCGGCCGCCCGCGGTTCCGCCGCGCCCCGCCGCAAGAAGATGTCCCACATCCGCATCGTCCTCACCGACGGCCAAGACAACAACTAA
- a CDS encoding sialate O-acetylesterase, producing MKKCTAARFLLTVVFAFALLAPLEAVELPGLFADRMVLQSGVEAPVWGKARAGDEITVTFAEQTKRVKAGADGRWIARLDPLEPSAQPRELVVKGPDGEARFADVLVGEVWLCSGQSNMEKPIGERRRQKPVFNAEEEIRAAGFPQIRLFRVKKIRADEPRDDVELAAPWTVCSPDTIDAIKFSAAGYFFGRKLHTELNVPVGLIEASWGGTRIEPWTAPEGFDAVPELSVFAVAARQPGAKVENTQPSSLYNAMIYPLAPYAIRGVIWYQGESNLTSGDGANYAQKMVALVQGWRAAWKSEMSFYYVQIAPFLYHVARNTQVASPEAAPILQEAQTRAMQLLPRTGMVVTTDLVDDLFDIHPRNKRDVGERLARWALAHDYARSDVVFSGPVFQSMEVKGQLAYLTFDHVHGGLITNDGKPPRWFVIAGDDGLFYPAKAVIEGGRVILSNPKVPAPKTVRFAWDEAAQPNLFNKAGLPAVPFRMDAGK from the coding sequence ATGAAAAAATGCACCGCCGCGCGTTTCCTTCTCACGGTTGTTTTTGCGTTTGCGCTGCTCGCGCCGCTCGAGGCGGTCGAGTTGCCGGGGCTGTTTGCCGACCGCATGGTTTTGCAAAGCGGCGTCGAGGCGCCGGTATGGGGAAAGGCGAGGGCGGGCGATGAAATCACGGTGACATTTGCCGAGCAGACAAAACGCGTGAAGGCCGGCGCGGACGGCCGCTGGATCGCGCGCCTCGACCCGCTCGAGCCAAGCGCGCAGCCGCGCGAGCTGGTGGTGAAGGGGCCGGATGGCGAGGCGCGTTTCGCCGACGTGCTTGTGGGCGAGGTGTGGCTGTGCTCGGGGCAGTCCAACATGGAAAAACCGATCGGCGAACGGCGCAGGCAGAAGCCCGTTTTTAACGCCGAGGAGGAAATACGCGCGGCGGGCTTTCCGCAAATCCGCCTGTTTCGAGTCAAAAAAATACGCGCCGACGAACCCAGGGACGACGTCGAGCTGGCCGCGCCGTGGACCGTGTGCTCGCCCGACACAATCGACGCGATCAAGTTTTCCGCTGCGGGATATTTCTTCGGACGCAAACTGCACACCGAGCTCAACGTGCCCGTTGGCCTGATCGAAGCGAGCTGGGGCGGCACGCGCATCGAGCCATGGACCGCGCCGGAGGGGTTTGACGCAGTGCCGGAATTGTCGGTCTTCGCGGTGGCCGCGCGGCAGCCGGGCGCAAAAGTCGAGAACACGCAGCCGTCGTCGCTCTACAACGCGATGATTTACCCGCTCGCGCCGTATGCCATTCGCGGCGTGATCTGGTATCAAGGCGAGTCAAACCTCACCTCGGGCGACGGCGCGAACTACGCGCAAAAAATGGTCGCGCTTGTGCAAGGCTGGCGCGCCGCTTGGAAAAGCGAGATGTCGTTTTATTACGTGCAGATCGCGCCCTTCCTGTATCACGTGGCGCGCAACACACAGGTGGCGTCGCCCGAGGCCGCGCCGATTTTGCAGGAGGCCCAAACCCGCGCGATGCAACTGCTGCCGCGCACCGGCATGGTCGTGACCACCGACCTTGTTGACGACCTTTTCGACATTCACCCGCGCAACAAACGCGACGTGGGCGAACGCCTCGCGCGCTGGGCGCTCGCGCATGACTACGCGCGCAGCGACGTGGTGTTTTCCGGCCCGGTCTTCCAGTCGATGGAGGTGAAGGGCCAACTCGCCTACCTGACGTTCGACCATGTGCACGGCGGCCTCATCACGAACGACGGCAAGCCGCCGCGCTGGTTCGTGATCGCGGGTGACGACGGCCTCTTTTACCCCGCCAAGGCCGTGATCGAAGGCGGTCGCGTGATCCTCTCCAACCCGAAAGTCCCCGCGCCCAAAACCGTGCGCTTCGCGTGGGACGAGGCCGCGCAACCCAACCTCTTCAACAAAGCCGGCCTCCCCGCCGTCCCGTTCCGGATGGACGCGGGAAAATAG
- the fusA gene encoding elongation factor G, with product MSATEFDVSKLTIVTDKSKVSSENAKDRPFPLEWTRNIGIAAHIDAGKTTTSERILYYSGTVHKMGEVHEGTAVTDWMEQERERGITITASAISCAWLASWGPWKGIKQRINIIDTPGHVDFTAEVERSMRVLDGAVAVFCAVAGVQPQSETVWRQANKYHVPRVAFVNKMDRTGADFLRAVSEMREKLKANAHPLYLPIGKEDGFVGLVDLVQNVAYYFTESTKEDPLGMTPDIREIPDDMKDDAKKWRDGLIEAVSDFDDVIAEKYLGGEEITTEELMLAVRKATISMKFFGAIPGSAFKKKGVQRLLDCVVNYLPNPMEVPPIRGVDSDGKEIEIPVSDNSKLAGLAFKLWTDPFVGRLVFYRIYSGKLLKGTPVYNPRTRRSERVSRLVLMRAMDREEIDIAYAGDICAVVGVKDVITGDTFCDEDLDVRLEPPSFPEPVISMSVEPNSKGDQEKMSIALQRLVAEDPTLKVKTDADTGQTILSGMGELHLDIIVDRMKREFKVEAAVGKPQIAYRETILSAAEGEGKFIRQSGGKGQYGHCVLKVEPNEKGQGIEVINEIVGGVIPKEFIKPTTDGIMEACNNGVVAGYPVVDVKVRIVDGSFHEVDSSELAFKMAGIFGFKEAMKKATPILLEPIMAVEVTTPEEYQGDLMGDINRRRGTIQGIENKNGAAIVNAHVPLENLFGYVTDIRSLSKGRASASITPSHFEQVPASLLAKIVETSSKAPARS from the coding sequence ATGTCAGCCACCGAATTCGACGTTTCCAAACTTACCATCGTCACCGACAAGTCCAAAGTCTCGTCGGAGAACGCCAAAGACCGTCCCTTCCCGCTCGAATGGACCCGCAATATCGGCATTGCCGCGCACATTGACGCCGGCAAGACCACCACTTCCGAGCGCATCCTCTATTATTCCGGCACCGTCCACAAGATGGGCGAAGTGCACGAAGGCACCGCAGTCACCGACTGGATGGAGCAGGAGCGCGAGCGCGGCATCACCATCACCGCTTCCGCCATTTCGTGCGCCTGGCTCGCGAGCTGGGGCCCGTGGAAGGGCATCAAGCAGCGCATCAATATCATCGACACCCCGGGCCACGTGGACTTCACCGCCGAGGTGGAGCGCTCCATGCGCGTGCTCGACGGCGCGGTCGCCGTTTTCTGCGCGGTCGCCGGCGTGCAGCCCCAGTCCGAAACCGTCTGGCGCCAGGCCAACAAATACCACGTTCCCCGCGTTGCGTTCGTCAACAAGATGGACCGCACCGGCGCCGACTTCCTTCGCGCCGTTTCCGAAATGCGCGAGAAGCTCAAGGCCAACGCCCACCCGCTTTACCTCCCCATCGGCAAGGAAGACGGCTTCGTCGGTCTCGTTGACCTCGTCCAGAACGTCGCCTACTATTTCACCGAATCCACCAAGGAAGATCCGCTCGGCATGACGCCGGACATCCGCGAAATTCCCGACGACATGAAGGACGACGCCAAGAAATGGCGCGACGGCCTCATCGAGGCGGTTTCCGATTTCGACGATGTGATCGCCGAGAAATACCTCGGCGGCGAGGAAATCACCACGGAAGAGCTCATGCTCGCCGTGCGCAAGGCCACCATTTCGATGAAGTTCTTCGGCGCCATCCCCGGCTCGGCCTTCAAGAAAAAAGGCGTCCAGCGCCTCCTCGACTGCGTGGTCAACTACCTCCCGAACCCGATGGAAGTGCCGCCGATCCGCGGCGTCGATTCCGACGGCAAGGAAATCGAGATTCCCGTTTCCGACAACAGCAAGCTCGCCGGCCTCGCCTTCAAGCTCTGGACCGACCCGTTTGTCGGCCGTCTCGTGTTCTACCGCATTTACTCCGGCAAGCTCCTCAAGGGCACACCGGTTTACAATCCCCGCACCCGCCGCAGCGAGCGCGTCTCCCGCCTCGTCCTCATGCGCGCCATGGATCGCGAGGAAATCGACATCGCCTACGCCGGTGACATTTGCGCCGTCGTCGGCGTGAAGGACGTCATCACCGGTGACACGTTCTGCGACGAAGACCTCGACGTCCGCCTCGAGCCGCCGTCATTCCCCGAGCCCGTCATCTCGATGTCCGTCGAGCCGAACTCGAAGGGCGACCAGGAAAAAATGTCCATCGCGCTCCAGCGCCTCGTCGCGGAGGATCCGACTCTCAAGGTCAAGACCGACGCCGACACCGGCCAAACAATTCTCTCCGGCATGGGCGAGCTTCACCTCGACATCATCGTCGACCGCATGAAGCGCGAGTTCAAGGTCGAGGCCGCCGTTGGCAAGCCTCAGATCGCCTACCGCGAAACCATTCTCTCCGCCGCCGAAGGCGAGGGCAAATTCATCCGCCAGTCCGGTGGTAAGGGCCAATACGGTCATTGCGTGCTCAAGGTTGAGCCCAATGAAAAGGGCCAGGGCATCGAGGTCATCAACGAAATCGTTGGCGGCGTCATCCCGAAGGAATTCATCAAGCCCACCACCGACGGCATCATGGAAGCCTGTAACAACGGCGTCGTCGCCGGCTACCCGGTCGTGGACGTCAAGGTCCGCATCGTTGACGGCTCCTTCCACGAAGTCGACTCGTCGGAACTCGCGTTTAAGATGGCCGGCATCTTCGGCTTCAAGGAAGCCATGAAAAAAGCCACGCCGATCCTCCTCGAGCCGATCATGGCCGTCGAAGTCACGACACCCGAGGAATACCAGGGCGACCTCATGGGCGACATCAACCGCCGCCGTGGCACCATCCAGGGCATCGAGAACAAAAACGGCGCCGCGATCGTCAACGCGCACGTTCCGCTCGAAAACCTCTTCGGCTACGTCACCGACATCCGCTCGCTCTCCAAAGGCCGCGCCAGTGCCTCGATCACACCCTCGCACTTCGAGCAGGTTCCCGCCTCGCTCCTCGCGAAGATTGTCGAGACCTCGTCCAAGGCCCCGGCCCGCAGCTAA
- the rpsJ gene encoding 30S ribosomal protein S10, whose amino-acid sequence MKGQRIRIKLKGFDYRVIDQSALEIVETAKRSGARVSGPIPLPTRIEKLSVNRSPHVDKKSMEQFESRTHKRLIDIIEPTAQTVDELKKLNLPSGVDITITV is encoded by the coding sequence ATGAAAGGCCAACGCATTCGCATCAAACTCAAGGGCTTCGATTACCGCGTAATCGACCAGTCCGCCCTCGAAATCGTCGAGACCGCCAAGCGCTCCGGCGCCCGTGTTTCCGGCCCCATTCCGCTGCCCACCCGCATCGAGAAGCTCTCCGTGAACCGCTCGCCGCACGTCGACAAAAAGTCGATGGAGCAATTCGAGTCGCGCACCCACAAGCGCCTCATCGACATCATCGAGCCGACCGCCCAGACGGTTGATGAGCTAAAAAAGCTCAATCTTCCTTCTGGTGTTGACATTACGATCACGGTCTGA
- the rplD gene encoding 50S ribosomal protein L4, with translation MLVVDETFTLEAARATRNLCSVEMQEASKLNTLDLAQYKKIIVSTAALEKIIARTKGANA, from the coding sequence GTGCTCGTCGTTGACGAAACCTTCACCCTCGAGGCAGCCCGCGCCACGCGCAACCTCTGCAGCGTCGAAATGCAGGAAGCCTCGAAACTCAACACCCTCGACCTCGCGCAATACAAGAAGATCATCGTCTCCACCGCGGCCCTCGAGAAAATCATCGCCCGCACGAAAGGAGCCAACGCATGA